The genomic DNA CAAAACATGGGGGACAGATCAGAAACAGACCCTATGTTTTGTCTGCCTACTCAAGGATCCCTGCAGTTGGTGAAAGCCACGTTTGATGAGGCGTATAATCCGAGAGGTATGCGAATATTCCCAGTCTACCCTCCCTTACCCAccaccctcctcccaccctcccttaGAGAGACAGCGCGCAGGGGTAAAGTGGGCCGTCTGCCGTGTGGAGTATCAAAGCTAGTCACGTctcagctcttcctccctccaacATCTGGGCAGTGCGGTGATGACCCCAGGAACCCTCCCCTACAATAACCTGGTggggaaaaacagagaaagaggcGCGTTCCGTTTACAATATGGACAGAGACAATCAAAATGAAGCATTTGGTGGAAGATAAGCACGATTCTGGATCAGACAATTGATTGGGAACAAAGTGTATCATTGCTTATCAATGAGCTGGGTGTGTCATCATTTCCAGAAGAGGACACAGTGTGGGTTCTGTGTTCAGATTTAAAGCCTAATTGTGTAATTTTAAAGCTGTTCTCTACTAAGCACAAGAATATAGACATATTACAAAACAATAACTTAATCCAGAAGTAATCCAAACACAAATTACACGTATCAAGACATGAAATCTCCACATCAAAAGAGTTAAAGACAGCAAAACTGTCAGCAAAACAACCTCAGCAGAATGGGTCAGTTATGTGAACATTCCTGAACATACCTAACAGGTCAGAGTCCTCCTGTGGAGCAGGAGAATGTTGAGTTACACGCCGTAACAGGCCGACAGTCGTTCCTTCAACAGAGGGGGGAATTGTTCAGAGAACTGCTGCCAgttctcctcccccacctggtCCTTGAAACCATGCAAGATCTAAACCAGAAAAAGCAGCATTACATTTGGCGTGGGTCAACAAATATTTGCATCTCATCTATTTATTAGAATGCAGCCTTAGGTGATGAAATGATTTAGTTTAAGTTTGCACAACATAATGAGTGCAGAACGCGTTTTACATGTTCACCCCAACGTCATATGTCCCAGACTTGTGTAAGACAAACTGCTGTATAGGGGATTTCCACACTCCTCAGTCACAAATCATCCACATTATGACATCAGATTTCGAATGTCTGATAGGTGATCATCACAGTGCGGTGGCACAGCAGTAAATTCTAGGAACATCAGATTCGCCCATGAGACTGGGCACTCAGAAAGGACAAGTTCAGTTAACTAACCTTATAAAACATGTCTCTCAAGTCATCCTTGGGGTTGACCCATGACGCCACGGcatcacagaaaaaaataaagtcctGAAAAGGGGAGACAGATGGCACGTTGTGTCAGAAATCTCTAAATCCAGCAGCTCAACTCTTACGAATGTCACCTCACCTGCACCACCCCTGCAGGGTTAACACCAATCATTACACAGATTCCACGAAAGGCAGAGTCCTTCTCTTCATTATCTCTTATGTTCCTCAGTGACGAGCACCTGAACAGAAGCATGAAAATATTGAGCGGATGAATTTGATAAGCGACACTTTAAAAGTCATCGTGACATACCAGGGTCTGATGAACTGCTGCAACTGTGGTGCAACTTCCTGCGGGCAGACGTAGCCCAGTCTGCCAATCGTGATGGCTGCACGCAGGGATGAGAGAGAATTTGTATCAACTTGACTTCAAGCCAGTAAAAACACTTGTATACAGTGACATATGCGTATATGTATGTACACAGGTATACATATGTATGTATACCTGTGTTTTCTAGCAAGGTTTTGGGCGTGCTGGGTCTATTGATGATCTCCACCAGATGTGGCAGCACTAAACCCACATATGGTTGCATTTCTGCCCCTACAACAGCAAACAATAGGGAAAAACACCAACATTAGACTGGATGCATCACCAGCTCAGTCAAGACAATAACCAAAGACAAAAGTTAAAAAGCAACCCTTTATTACCCTTCTGTGTCATGTGCCAGAATGATGACATATCAACATATTGAATAAATATAACACTCACCCATCTGCATGGAAATCTCACCGATGGCCCAGGTGGCATTGttacacacagaaataaacTCAGGGTTCAGGTTGAGTCCCAGGATGGGCATGAACTCAGCTGAGGGTAATGAATACACACCATTTACAATACAGTTACAAAGTGCCATATACATTCTACAACAAACCAAGATCTACATCTTCAGCTACAACAGATACAAGTCATGTTTTTCAGGCACTTCCCTATAACCTTAGAGTGAATGACAGATCAGACTTTCAATAATCTACATGCACACTCACATATGCAGGGTTTAACATGAGGGAAGCACGCCTTGGTCAGATCACCCAGCAACGCAAAGGAGCTTTGCCTCACCTCAGGCATAGTGTCCTAAAACACAGACCATAAAGGTAAACATAATACACTAAAGtgggaacaaacaaacaaaaacaaatgataaTAAAATTCCATCATACCTGCATGCACTGGAAAAGCAGGGTCATGATGTTAGAACGGGCAACTAACTGCTCCACATGTCCCCCCAAACCCTCGGCCAGACCACTCAGAAGATCCAAAGCAACGATCATGAAGTCTTTGTCAGGAGCCTCGTACTGGTCTGGATGCTGATTGTACATCTATTTCAACACAGCAGGAAAGTGTTAACCTTTCTCATCCTCTGGAAAGCAAAGCATGTGCTATTACTAGGGGGGTGTTCTCACCATCGCCTGAGCAAGCGTCTTCTGGACAAGCGTGACACAGCGCTGATAGACAGGCTCACAGTAAGGCAGGAAGCCACTCTGTAGAGCTGTAGCTACTGAAGAAAGACACTGGAGGAAACAGACAGAACACAAAAATACCCATCACTGGGAGAAAAAGTACAGAcaagttattttttttcccaggcaCTGGTGTGGTTTTTAAAATTTAAGCTATATTCAGATTTAGGGATGGTCCACTAAACAATTCCAACTTCAACAGTCCGAATGGTTTTTTTTATCTGGATCAGAAAAAAATAAGGGAACAAAATGTATCATTTTGTATCAATGAGCTGGGTGTTTCATCATATCCAGACATGTTTTGACATGTATAAGTACATAATGTACTTTTAAAAATACCAAAAGTGTCTTCATCTCACCTCTAGCAGTGGAAAGAGATCCTTATCTTCATCCTTCAGCTCATTCCACTTCGCAATTAAAGGGGGCATTAACTTCTGAATATAGTCctgtaaaagaggaaaaaaaaacttttgatTATGATCTTTcatgaggaaaaaaaccaaaagcatGCATAAATGCAATAGAGGCTTACAAGCTGATTGAGATGATGACCCACTGAGTCTGCTAGGGTTCCTATTGCATCATAAAGGATAAGGAGATTCTTGTGTTGGTATTTTCCAAAAGCAAACACGAGTGTATCGAGAATAAAACTCAGGTAGGGAACCAGCTCTGTGCATGCCTCTTCCTCCAAGGTCGCAAATGCACTAGGGAAAGGATGGTGGACATGAGATAACAGGGAAAGATCTGCGCATATGTATATTCACATATTCTACAGATCAAGCAGAATGTGGATCAGAGAATATTATGGGAACAAAGTGTATCATTGTTAATCAATGAGCTGGgtttttcatcatttccacataccaataaataaatagaatacaAAGCTGCATACCTGCAGGCAGCTTCCTGCACCCTCTTGTTGCTATCCAGGATCCTTTTGAGAAGCTCTGTCATTAATGGTTTGAGGTAGGAGTCAGGGGGCTGGGAAACCACCCAATGTGCATAGCGACTTAGGGTCCAGCAGGCAATTGAACGGACCAGGGCTTTTTTGTCACATAGACACTGGATGAGGTGGGGAATCAGCTCTGGGAGGTAAGGAACCATTCCCTGCATGCAGCCTGACAAAAGTGACAGAGTGCATCTGTAAATCCAGGAGCAAGAAAATGTCCTGGCTatcaagcttttttttaatcaagctataagaaaaaaaatgtaggcCTGTCCCAATACAGTCATTTTTTTCAACCTAGGCTTTTTAACTCTTACCTTCAGCTATAGCTCCCAGCACAAGAATACCAGACTCTTTAACTACCCAGTCGGGGTGGAAGAGCAGGTCCTTCAAGACTGGAAGGAGGTGGGGCAAGAGGTCATCTCGGAACACATTGGCCAAAACGTCCAGAGCTGCAGCCGAACACTTCCCTGTTAAAGggggaaaataattaaaatatctttaaatTGGGGGTGTTGGTAGCTTGGTCTGTAGAAGAATGGGCCTAGAAGAGGAGGGTTCTTAGATCAAGTAGAGAAAATGTGAAAGGTGTTCAGGTAGCAGAAGTGTCAGGACaccaaaaatatttaaattatcTTTTAGATCTTTCATGATGATCGTGCTTCAGGTGACAGTTGAACCCTGTGTCAACTAGGGTGGTTTCTAGCACATTTGCATAAATATGCACAACCTCTTCAGCTTATTTTCCAAGCCACTTACGCAGGTTCCAGTCGGACAATGTgtcatcgtcgtcgtcatcgtcgtcgtctatgtcctcgtcctcctcatcccctCCCCCTTCGTGCTGTAAGGTGACGGTGCGTGACTTGTGGAAACGAGGTTTGATGTCCTGATCGCTGTCTGGAACTGCTTCATCCTCTTCTACATCACCCTGGACACATTTTACATGAGCACTAAGTACGGTTTTACAGATTGACAATGCAGGACTTGTAAAAGTATAAAAATCAAAAGGTTCACCTTTAGTAGTATGATATCTATTTCTGAATATTTCATCCCATTTACCAAAATAGGTACAAGTCtgcaagaagaaaaggaaaatatgaaTGGGTTGGTGCTAATTATCAACAAAAAAAccttaatatttaaatataagtaaatacaacaaataaaataataaaccacTCACTGCACCAGATGACCTGACAGCATTTCTTTACAGATGGGCTGCTCTGCCAATGTCAACCAAAACTCACAGGCCTCCAAGGCCACATTCTCATCTGGgtcctgagttctctgcagcATGtactgcaggagaaaaaaacgTGAAATAAAAAGTGGCtctatagatttaaaaaaaaaaaaaaaaaaaatggtttgaaGATACAAGAGGCATGACTGAAAATTCCCTGAGCGGTGTGTCCTCAATATTTTACACATTCTTGCACAAGAGAATTGATTAAGAATGACTACCTGGATGATGCTGTGCATATGGGGAATGAGACGGTCGATGCGGACCTCCAGTAACATGACCAGAGCTCTGCACACATTCTTACGAACTTCAGAGTCTTCATCTGCCGCCAGTGCAAACAGACTCTGATGAAAAACATAAGAAAATATAACCATGACGTCATGAAAATCACATACGATTTGCTATAGAAACACACCTCTATAAAAGTGTCAATGTTGTCCATTAGAGCCTGGGCTCTGCAAATGATGAACTGGTTCACGCAGGCTATGGCATGGGACCTGAAAGGGGAAGGATTCATGTTAATAACTTGAAGTTAAACATACAGAtgcataaacaaataaataagggGGGAAACAACCAACATTAATCACGTTGCAAATTGAGGTGTGAAAACAACAGGTCTCACCGAGTTAAAATCAATGAAGAAAACAGCtgctttataaaataaattaatagtGCATAAAAGTAATCATAGAGTGACCTCTAGTGGGCATAATATAGAACAACCATGCTCTCATGGTAGTGGGCAGTGATGGCACAGGATAAAAATACAATAGAACAAGAAGGGTTTGAAAAATCAACTGCATAGTATTTGCAGGGAAAATTGAGAAGGAATTTAAAATGTCAATTAATATGTTAATAGCACTGTCAAACTTCCTTCTctctatatattttttattttcggtataaaaaattaaattaacttAGTGGGCATAATATAGAAGTGAATATATATAGCTTAAATGTCTATTAGAAGACTATAAGCAGCTTCTTTATATCCAGTACCTAATCTTTGGGCTACGGTGCTTGAAGAACTGAAGAAATTTAGGAATCATAATGTTGAGTGGTTGGTTCAGAGCATCACTGTCCAGCAGCTCCGACGAGTCCTCGCAGATCTTCTGCAGTGCTCCAAACGAGCCCTGAGACACGGACATACACAGAGAGGCTGTCAAATCAAAACGCAAACATACAcagacaaagaggagagaatAAGATGGCATCAGAAGATATGCCACAGGCAGACTGCATTCACAATGTGCCCACTTTCTGTTGAATATTTGACAAGTTGTGggcaaacaaatgaaaaaaaaacccttctgaAGCAGACTTCTGTCATTTACTATAAGGTTGTGCAATTCTTTGTAAAGGATTAAGTAATAATACATGACTTTGACTTTTATCTAAGATATACCACTAAAACTAGAATTAATGCAATGACATGTACAACTAAGCAGACATTAACCTGTCATTAAAAATGTTTCAGACTTTTtgtttgggatgggggggggggggggggggggtcaatagatctacagaaagaagaaaagggcaCAGACAGCAGATGATGTGCAGACCTCACAAGTGTTGTAGTCCTCCGAGTCAAGCAAGCTACAGAGCTGGGGCAACAGCTCAGGCCATGTTTGAAGCTCCCCCTTTGAGGCAATCGTAGTGATCAATATacctgaagaaagaagaaacagaTTTCAGAGACTGGTTTCAACTCAACACAAGCAGGTTTTGTACTGGTGCTGGATCAGACAGTACGAATACAAATATCTGCATTAGTTGTCAGGTTATTTTATTTGTGCATCATTTCCAGAGAGAGAGTAAGATTCAAAGAGAGATGGTagcaaaaaaagataaataaaaacttACCAATGGTGGCACGAATGAGCAGCGAGGCATCCCCAATGTTATTGAGGCATTCATGTTTGATAAAATCGGAAACCCCGGATGGAAAGTTTTGGTAGTGGGCCTTGACGTTATTCTTCAATATCAGGCCACTCAAAGAGCGAGTTGGCTCATCTGCAAACATGAACGGGAAAAAATGAACCCTTTAAGAGATAAAAGCAGCCCCAACCGCCATCATTATCACAGGTGCTAAAAATAAAGAGTCAAATctaatagataaataaatggtTACGTTTTGTGACTGCCACGTATGCTGCTGGCACTCAACATGTTGCTTTTAAGACGACACTTTCTTTAAGTTTTCTTCCAATGCAGCACttcccacacccacacatatatatatctagatatagatatagatctATATATATCTCTCTACAACAGTTACTCACCTTCAGATTTAAGGCGCGTGAGGACAAAGATAAGATAATTGTTGAAGTCGGGGAACTGATTGAGTTGTTCAAGTTTCTAGTAAGACGGTTAAGGCTTTAAAAGAAACCAAGCCAGGCAATAAATGGACACTTTTTCCATTCTGGCAACGCTAAAGAAAATGTCTGACACGAGGATGTGAAGCAGCGGTGAACAACATGGTACTGGTTGAGCTTCCTTTAGACTTTGCCCCATCATTAATTGTGGAAAGTGAGAAACCTCTAAGATATAATACACTATCATTACAATGCACACCCTCCCACTCAACAGCCCAGTAAGGATACTTGTTGGACAGCtctctgtgtgactgtgttGGGCGACTGCGAGTCtttaaggagctggaggacctgcATAAGTCCCTGCTCATCGGGCTGCCACTCCATCCTGGGGAAAAACAAATCCATTTAGACAAGCCTGAATCCCTAATATTTATAATATGTGCATATACACTACAGATGAGACGCACATGGGCTTCAGATCAGACAGTACGAATACAACCAACATCAGCAAAGCTCAGGTGTTGCTCAT from Takifugu rubripes chromosome 5, fTakRub1.2, whole genome shotgun sequence includes the following:
- the LOC101073588 gene encoding transportin-2 — its product is MEWQPDEQGLMQVLQLLKDSQSPNTVTQRAVQQKLEQLNQFPDFNNYLIFVLTRLKSEDEPTRSLSGLILKNNVKAHYQNFPSGVSDFIKHECLNNIGDASLLIRATIGILITTIASKGELQTWPELLPQLCSLLDSEDYNTCEGSFGALQKICEDSSELLDSDALNQPLNIMIPKFLQFFKHRSPKIRSHAIACVNQFIICRAQALMDNIDTFIESLFALAADEDSEVRKNVCRALVMLLEVRIDRLIPHMHSIIQYMLQRTQDPDENVALEACEFWLTLAEQPICKEMLSGHLVQLVPILVNGMKYSEIDIILLKGDVEEDEAVPDSDQDIKPRFHKSRTVTLQHEGGGDEEDEDIDDDDDDDDDTLSDWNLRKCSAAALDVLANVFRDDLLPHLLPVLKDLLFHPDWVVKESGILVLGAIAEGCMQGMVPYLPELIPHLIQCLCDKKALVRSIACWTLSRYAHWVVSQPPDSYLKPLMTELLKRILDSNKRVQEAACSAFATLEEEACTELVPYLSFILDTLVFAFGKYQHKNLLILYDAIGTLADSVGHHLNQLDYIQKLMPPLIAKWNELKDEDKDLFPLLECLSSVATALQSGFLPYCEPVYQRCVTLVQKTLAQAMMYNQHPDQYEAPDKDFMIVALDLLSGLAEGLGGHVEQLVARSNIMTLLFQCMQDTMPEVRQSSFALLGDLTKACFPHVKPCISEFMPILGLNLNPEFISVCNNATWAIGEISMQMGAEMQPYVGLVLPHLVEIINRPSTPKTLLENTAITIGRLGYVCPQEVAPQLQQFIRPWCSSLRNIRDNEEKDSAFRGICVMIGVNPAGVVQDFIFFCDAVASWVNPKDDLRDMFYKILHGFKDQVGEENWQQFSEQFPPLLKERLSACYGV